One part of the Anopheles merus strain MAF chromosome 3L, AmerM5.1, whole genome shotgun sequence genome encodes these proteins:
- the LOC121599190 gene encoding splicing factor 3A subunit 2 yields the protein MDFQNRAGGKTGGGGVASWSESNRDRRERLRQLALETIDLNKDPYFMKNHLGSYECKLCLTLHNNEGSYLSHTQGKKHQANLARRAAKEAKEAPWVIQPEKPRIEPKKFVKIGRPGYRVTKQRDPENGQQSLLFQIDYPEITDGIVPRHRFMSAYEQKIEPPDRKWQYLLFAAEPYETIAFKVPSREVEKTEGKFWTHWNKNTKQFFLQFSFKLEPKIIPPPPPNVHRMPHPGRPMFNPVPPPPMGVMPVPAPPHM from the coding sequence ATGGATTTCCAGAACCGTGCCGGTGGCAaaaccggcggcggcggtgtcGCCTCCTGGTCCGAGAGCAACCGGGATCGGCGCGAGCGGCTCCGCCAGCTGGCCCTCGAAACGATCGACCTGAACAAGGATCCGTACTTTATGAAAAACCATCTCGGCTCGTACGAGTGTAAGCTCTGCCTGACGCTGCACAACAACGAGGGCAGCTACCTGTCCCACACGCAGGGCAAAAAGCATCAGGCGAATCTGGCACGCCGTGCGGCCAAGGAGGCGAAGGAAGCACCGTGGGTCATTCAGCCGGAGAAGCCGCGCATTGAGCCGAAAAAGTTCGTCAAAATCGGCCGGCCCGGCTACCGGGTGACGAAGCAGCGCGATCCGGAGAACGGCCAGCAGTCGCTGCTGTTCCAGATCGACTATCCGGAAATAACGGACGGCATCGTGCCGCGGCACCGGTTCATGTCGGCGTACGAGCAAAAGATTGAGCCGCCGGACCGCAAGTGGCAGTACCTGCTGTTTGCCGCCGAACCGTACGAAACGATCGCGTTCAAGGTGCCGTCCCGCGAGGTGGAGAAAACGGAGGGCAAGTTCTGGACGCACTGGAACAAAAACACGAAGCAATTTTTCCTCCAGTTTTCGTTCAAGCTCGAGCCGAAGATTATACCGCCGCCGCCCCCGAACGTGCACCGCATGCCGCATCCGGGCCGGCCGATGTTTAATccggtgccgccgccgccgatgGGCGTGATGCCGGTGCCGGCACCGCCGCACATGTAA
- the LOC121600350 gene encoding proline-rich protein 36-like: protein MGLKLKWFRRRITFDGVPPAPERDIRRKEATAGTVIGVYRQSTHFEDFIEPVRSSYWEPPPQAIARATMRANGNLPTTSTNSPTANSISSAASSSSTVRARVTAARSSPPAPAPIVPTGISSVSRPVSMTNVAAEADSRDKIAPHTPADRLQQLSADDYEMPPEPNYAAPKPPVRKGVSKAKSLMNLANSLEDANGLEKRQQQVLQQHELRSPQSVEVLSDPYSRASSPIHVVPITPVPRTTSSNSLPLREEAPSPVKREVSTEPEYIVPLAAEDPFEEPIYDSFEAIFERVKARKPISPGSERSNISARPETSSPLPNREPAEKSPQDDGVIFERVKLRNSTPPDSLRSSTTGSLSSASSPSPPPQRKPVLQVTTAASSPPPPTSPPQPKSILKKRAPPPPQIPVEATSSMVEFSNEIVTAIPTPPPRSIRATTLKDAPEPSPPVTPPERKQEPPARPETSLKITNGNDHESDSDSDDDFNWDFVQKHRSSINQTVAAQTQIDPEVLRNAPASLRSGMVQSVAAVASPRNLPEPIAQPRTLRGMRNQRAHAQLESGGRQQDAPAVQIPPPRARASDSNASETSA from the exons GAGACATTCGCCGAAAGGAG GCAACGGCCGGAACAGTGATTGGGGTGTACCGCCAAAGCACACACTTTGAGGACTTTATCGAGCCAGTTCGTTCGTCCTACTGGGAACCGCCTCCGCAAGCAATCGCCCGTGCCA CAATGCGTGCGAATGGAAATCTACCCACCACGTCTACAAACAGTCCCACCGCCAACTCGATATCTTCTgccgcctcctcctcctccacggTACGGGCGCGTGTGACAGCGGCCCGGTCGTccccaccggcaccggcacccATCGTACCGACTGGAATCTCTTCCGTCAGCAGGCCCGTTTCAATGACCAATGTCGCCGCCGAAGCAGATAGCCGTGATAAGATAGCACCACACACTCCAGCCGACCGTTTGCAGCAGCTTAGTGCTGACGACTACGAGATGCCGCCCGAGCCAAACTATGCCGCCCCGAAGCCACCGGTAAGGAAGGGAGTTTCCAAGGCAAAGTCGCTGATGAACCTTGCCAACTCCCTGGAGGACGCAAACGGACTTGAAAAGAGACAGCAACaagtgctgcagcagcacgagCTACGATCACCTCAATCGGTGGAGGTGTTGAGTGATCCGTATTCAAGGGCATCATCACCTATCCACGTAGTGCCTATAACGCCGGTTCCGAGGACGACTTCCAGTAACTCGCTCCCACTACGTGAGGAGGCTCCGAGTCCTGTAAAACGTGAAGTTAGCACAGAGCCCGAATACATAGTGCCGCTCGCTGCTGAGGATCCGTTCGAGGAACCAATCTATGACTCATTCGAAGCCATCTTCGAGCGAGTGAAAGCTCGCAAACCGATCAGTCCTGGTTCGGAACGGTCCAACATCTCGGCAAGACCTGAAACATCATCACCCCTACCCAACCGAGAACCTGCGGAGAAGAGCCCGCAAGATGATGGCGTGATATTTGAGCGTGTAAAGCTTCGCAACTCTACGCCACCAGACTCACTCAGATCTAGCACGACTGGTTCGCTATCATCTGCAAGCTCTCCATCACCTCCGCCACAGCGAAAACCGGTCCTACAGGTCACCACCGCCGCATCCAGCCCACCACCGCCAACATCTCCTCCCCAACCCAAGTCAATCCTTAAGAAACGAgctccaccaccgccacagATCCCTGTCGAGGCCACATCCAGCATGGTTGAGTTTTCCAACGAAATAGTCACAGCGATCCCAACCCCTCCACCGCGCTCCATCCGAGCGACAACTCTGAAAGATGCTCCGGAACCCTCGCCACCTGTCACACCGCCAGAACGAAAGCAAGAACCTCCGGCGCGTCCGGAAACTTCCCTGAAAATTACGAACGGAAACGACCACgaatccgattccgactcGGACGATGACTTTAACTGGGATTTTGTGCAGAAGCACCGCTCCAGCATCAATCAAACGGTGGCCGCACAAACACAGATCGACCCCGAGGTGCTACGGAATGCTCCTGCCTCACTGCGGAGTGGCATGGTGCAGTCGGTGGCAGCTGTGGCGTCACCGCGCAACCTGCCCGAACCGATCGCACAGCCCCGGACGCTTCGTGGCATGCGAAACCAGCGGGCTCACGCACAGCTGGAAAGCGGTGGCAGGCAGCAGGACGCGCCGGCAGTACAAATTCCACCACCAAGGGCACGTGCCAGTGACTCAAACGCGTCGGAAACTTCCGCTTAG